In a single window of the Elaeis guineensis isolate ETL-2024a chromosome 4, EG11, whole genome shotgun sequence genome:
- the LOC105044236 gene encoding uncharacterized protein, translated as MAPIKESPPLLRSLLLGLCTVLLASNFSSATPQTERTVAVIGNSECLDCAQKSIKNEEAFKGLHVAIQCKTGNGFYETKGVGLLDKSGSFDVQLPSGILRDDGELKDECFAQLRSHSEAPCPDNNGVDQSKIVLKSKESGKHTFVVAAGKLSFSSTCTSAFHFKLPPKLRTPQKPPTPVHKPPPAKKPCPPPKKPCPPAPKKPCPPAPKKPCPPPKKPCPPPPKKPCPPAPKKPCPPKKPCPPAPKKPCPPAPKKPCPPPCPPPCPPPCPPPCPPPCPPPCPPPCPPPCPPPCPPPCPPPCPPKKPCPPAPKKPCPPKKPCPPPPKKPCPPAPKKPCPPAPKKCPPAPKKPCPPPCPPPCPPPCPPPCPPPCPPSCPPPKKPCPPVPKKPCPPPKKPCPPKQLPPIPKPPPHIPYTIHTPSALLFTLPPIPKLPPFCHPHPKFQFPLEPNFYKKSLQ; from the exons ATGGCTCCCATCAAGGAATCTCCTCCACTTCTAAGAAGCCTCTTGTTGGGTCTCTGCACGGTCTTGTTGGCATCCAACTTCTCCAGTGCTACCCCACAGACAGAAAGAACCGTTGCCGTGATCGGCAACAGTGAATGCTTAGATTGTGCACAGAAAAGTATCAAGAACGAGGAAGCATTCAAAG GGCTTCACGTAGCCATCCAATGCAAAACTGGCAATGGGTTCTACGAGACCAAAGGTGTAGGTTTGCTCGACAAGAGTGGAAGCTTCGACGTACAACTGCCGAGCGGCATCCTCCGTGATGATGGGGAGCTGAAGGATGAGTGCTTTGCGCAGCTCCGCAGTCACTCTGAAGCTCCTTGCCCTGACAATAATGGAGTGGATCAATCTAAGATCGTGCTGAAATCTAAAGAGAGTGGAAAACACACATTTGTTGTGGCAGCGGGGAAACTGTCGTTCTCATCGACATGCACGTCGGCATTCCATTTCAAGCTCCCTCCCAAGTTGCGTACACCCCAAAAGCCACCGACCCCAGTCCACAAACCGCCACCGGCCAAAAAGCCATGCCCGCCGCCCAAGAAGCCATGTCCACCGGCTCCCAAGAAGCCATGCCCACCGGCTCCCAAGAAGCCGTGCCCGCCGCCCAAGAAGCCGTGTCCCCCACCGCCCAAGAAGCCATGTCCACCGGCTCCAAAGAAGCCGTGCCCGCCCAAGAAGCCATGTCCACCGGCTCCTAAGAAGCCATGTCCACCGGCTCCCAAGAAGCCATGCCCGCCGCCGTGCCCACCGCCATGCCCGCCTCCATGCCCCCCGCCATGCCCGCCGCCATGCCCACCGCCATGCCCGCCTCCATGCCCGCCGCCATGCCCACCGCCATGCCCGCCTCCATGCCCGCCGCCATGCCCGCCCAAGAAGCCATGCCCACCGGCTCCAAAGAAGCCGTGCCCGCCCAAGAAGCCATGCCCACCGCCTCCAAAGAAGCCATGCCCACCGGCTCCCAAGAAGCCATGCCCGCCGGCTCCCAAGAAATGCCCGCCGGCTCCCAAAAAGCCATGCCCTCCGCCATGCCCCCCGCCATGCCCGCCTCCATGCCCCCCGCCATGCCCGCCGCCATGCCCCCCGTCATGCCCGCCTCCCAAGAAGCCATGCCCGCCGGTTCCCAAGAAGCCATGCCCGCCTCCCAAGAAGCCATGCCCGCCG AAACAACTTCCTCCAATCCCCAAGCCGCCGCCTCATATCCCTTATACCATCCACACCCCAAGTGCCCTCTTATTCACACTTCCTCCAATTCCGAAGCTCCCTCCCTTCTGCCATCCTCACCCAAAGTTCCAGTTCCCTCTCGAGCCAAATTTCTACAAGAAAAGCCTCCAATAA